The following is a genomic window from Chaetodon trifascialis isolate fChaTrf1 chromosome 13, fChaTrf1.hap1, whole genome shotgun sequence.
TTAATGTCATTAACATAGACTATTATATGGAAGTATATGAATATGCTAATCTTATATAATAAATATAGAACCAAATATAGTATATTAGTATATATTTATACTAATTACCCACCCAGGTTGAGGATGATGCATTTGCAGTGGACGGATGTGGATTCAGCCGGATGCCAGTGCAGTAGCATTGTTCTTGTTTTCATTCCCAGTCCATACCTGCTCATGTGTGGATATTTCTTGATTTTAGGGGGCATAAGATTGGAACCCACTCATTATGTTGTGATATTTTGCTTTAGTGACAGTGAAAACATCACcctgtgtcttcttcttcttcagatgtctctgtctcctgctgCCTCGGGCTCTTAGGTAGATGGATGGGAGATGAAATAgaaggagacaggagacagatggGGAGAGGCGTTGGAGCACAAGGTGAAGACTTCTACTCTTGTATTGACAGTGATGAGAAACTTAAGTAAACAGATTAGCACAGTTGGCTCTGGGATGCGTCCGCCCTCCCCAGCTTCATCTGTCAAATCCCAAAAATCCCGCAGCTGAACCAAGTTAATTAGAAGCAAAAGTTTGTGCTGCTGGACCAAAAAGGTGATCAGTGCAGGACTCTCCATCCACCCTCCACCTCTCGCACAAAAGCACAATACAGCCCATACGGGAGCTGCTGTTTACTGTTGTTTACCTGTCCAGGTGCTACAGTATCTGCTGTATCTGTGGTGGCTGTCACACCTTTCCACCCTTTGCCTGAGATAACCGTTTCTGTGCatcaattaaacaaatgaaataactTACAAATGAAGGGAGAGCAAGTTAATCATCTATGTGacttaaaacagcacatttaactCCAACTATAAAAATACCCAATTTTCCTCGCAGAACAGCTGATAACTGTGAGTTTATTTGTGCCATATAATGCAAAAGTTCACATCACATTAACAGTAAAGCTTTGGAGGTATTCATCATATGTCACATAAACTGTAAGTCACTTCTTCGCCTTTGTGCCTGCAGACCATCTGCAAACTGCAACAGGTGCAGGATACTGTATATAAGCACTTGTGCTGTATTTAAGAAAGTTAATCTGTAAATCAGATTGGGAGCATCCACGCAGACATCTATCTCACTTTGAATCATGTCTACGAGTGAAAAGCCACTGGACCATATGGACCATCTGTCCAACGGCACCGCCGGCGACGGTAAAATCACGGCCGTCCTGATGATAAGAGGATAaagctttcagtctttgtgtgtatgtcagtgAAGTGTGCTCTAATCTTTCCTGCTGTCCTGCTCTGACTCACTTGTGCTATTTGCTGAGGAGCTCAGTTTGGAGACAGAGGACACGCAgaagctctgctctgcttcaggCTGGGAGTGAAGTGTCTTATTgttggagaggaaggaggaagatggCGGCCATGTACCGATCAGCCCCTCTGGAAAACAAGGAATTAATGGCTCTGTACGGAGGAGAAAGAGACCATTACTTTGTCAGGGATGACGACTGCACCAGTGAGGTGAGGCTTTAACGATGCAAGACTCCTCAGATAACAATGGACGCCTGCTATCACTCGTGGAAAAGATCCACCACATATTTTAATGCAGATGATCGCTACTCAGGGCTTCTTTGGATCTCACACACGTCATTAGACACAATTATTCAAAAACCAGATTTTAGTGCCACGTTGCATTTAGGTGCACGGTTTTAAATACAGATGTAAAGATGGAGATGAGTTCATTCGGCTCGCCCACATCCTCACCTCAGCTCTTTAACCGAGATCTTCAGGCCTGAAATGCAACCACAGCTGTTAACTGAAAGACATGCAAGGCAtgcttttcagctgcagggTAATAATCCTGTTGAAGAAAAGGGCTGCTTTATTATTTCCTGTTAAGTATGAAAAATGACGTTATGAGGCATAATTACAGGCATTTTTATGAGCCATTAACACCTCTCCATCACCAAGTCAGTCCCTTTACAACAACCAGTGAGAGAAAAGATAAAGTACAGTAAGCTGCAGGGTTTTTCCACCCTCTAATGCTGATAATCAACCAGCAAAGTGTGATATGACACTGGGTGTATCCACCAAACATCATAATGTGTGCAACGTCCAACCTTTCAGGAGTATGAGCTGGACTCAGAGTGCAGCGAGGAGGGAAGAGCTGACAGCAGCGTTCGCAGGTCTCTGTGTCTGGAAATCTACggcctgcagagggagcagcacGTTTACTTCTCCAACCAGGAGTACTACaggaggctggaggagctgaagagggcTCACCTGAGGAACATGGCCGAGCTGGAGAGGATGTACATCAGCCAGGGCCGGGAGGGGCGCggggaggaagatgatggaggactgggaggaggagagaacagagaggccAGACTGTCAATCAGGTTGGATGAACTATAGACGCTCCACCTGCAAGATGTTTAGCCTTTCGTATCAAGCTGCTTTTCCATATCCAGTATAGTTTCAGCtatatttcagtgtgtgattGATTAGTCAGGTGTTAATTCATTTATGTATCATGTTAGGAACAAAACAAGTATGCACACATTGTGCAGCTGCTTCTTAAAAAAGAGCAGgtacactgatacacacacgcacattctgcaagcaagaaaacacagaaaggtGAAAACATATTACACTTATACTTGAGTATAGCTGAAGTGTAAACAGTTGCTAAATTGGCACAACTTTGTACTGAAGTccaccagtgaaaatcaggattcatgagcattcaaaatGTAGTACAAGTGTATACCACCAAcgtgttggaaatatacttaaaaataagtgaaattaaagtacactttaattacGTATGCTAACGGTATATTAGTTGGACTTGGAAAAAGGTACGCTTTTCATAAGTACACTTTACTACTATGAAGAGTATTTGTAATTCATTGCACTTTTCAAAAGTATGTTCAATAATTACTGTATTACTGTACAATAAAGTAGacaatattcatttttaatgaatgttgAATGTAAGTGAAGTGCAAAAAGCTGAAGTATACTTCTAACGTCTTCTCATAAATTATGTTTCTCATGGACTGAACAATACTTTTAACTGGGAGAATCCATCACCATTGAACAGATAAATGTATCAGAGGATCTGCTGCGCGCTGAAAAGCCGTTTCGTTCCTGTTACAGTTCCGCTAGATGTTAAGTCCACATTCAACCTCGACATCCAGGTGTGTTTTCAACTGCAGATTACCAAAAGTCATAATGACTAGGcagttttctgtcattgtgtcaaagcttttttaaaatgtcgGTGATTTCCAAAGCAGCTGCTTGACTCATTTTGCCAGTTCTGCAGTTCCAGGTCAGCTAATGTACGCAGTGAGGAAGCAAAATCGCTAACTCATATATATTGATCAATCGTCACAAAGCAGTGGACTTTTGAGGGGCACTCATACTGAATGAAGTATTGTTAACTTGCACCAATATTTTTTGGACTAGCTGTACTTTCATGCAGCTGTTACAGCTGCAGTTCAAAGAAATGGTCAGATGCACGTAACCATAACACATTATTTTGTAAGGTTAGGAGGTGTCTTTGTTCCTCTTTAGATTTTCATTTAGTGATAGCTTTGTGAGGACGGTTATATCTCCTCCTTCCTGATAAACAATCTCTGCTCCTTGCAGCAGTGGCCCCACCAGGAAACTCCAGAGGATCAACTCCCAAGAGGAGCTGGACTTCCATGAGACATCAAGCGGCTCTGATCAGTCTGAGCTCTATGGAGTGGACAGCATGGGGGAAGTAGAGCTGGACAACATGAAAAGGACTGGCCAGGATCAAACCTTTGGGAGGTTGGTGAAGTCGTAGCAGCATCTTAAATTTAagatgaggaggcagagaggaagttTTCTTAAGGCTTTCTAGTCCATAAGttctttgtttgtattttctccCAGAGACATCCTGCTGAGCCCAGAGGAAATCATGACCCAGAAGCAGTTTCGATTCCAGCTGAAGGCCTCCACCCTGAAGCCACAGGGAAGATCGTCCCGTCAAACTGGGGTCAGCATCAGGTCAAACGCTAAGGTGACGGTTCCCAAACCCTTTCAGATGatgctgagggaggaggagaggaagaagcacAAGGTGCGGACGCGCTCCGAGATCGAGCTGGAGAACACTTTGCTGAGgcgggagctggaggagctccaAGAATGCCAGAAAAAGTTCCGGGCGTCACCAGCACCGCCTCACATACACCTGCCTCTCTACGAAATTATGAGCCGTCGCTCCAGTCAGCGATCCAACCGAAGCAGAAGTAGCAGTAATAACAGCAACCGTGATAGCAAGAGAAAGcaggcctctgctgctgcttcaccgCAGCCTTTCCATttcctggagagagagaggaggaagagagaggccAAGATTGTGGCAGAGCTGGGGAAGCTGGGACCGAAAGAGGAGC
Proteins encoded in this region:
- the LOC139341698 gene encoding protein FAM161A-like, with the translated sequence MAAMYRSAPLENKELMALYGGERDHYFVRDDDCTSEEYELDSECSEEGRADSSVRRSLCLEIYGLQREQHVYFSNQEYYRRLEELKRAHLRNMAELERMYISQGREGRGEEDDGGLGGGENREARLSISSGPTRKLQRINSQEELDFHETSSGSDQSELYGVDSMGEVELDNMKRTGQDQTFGRDILLSPEEIMTQKQFRFQLKASTLKPQGRSSRQTGVSIRSNAKVTVPKPFQMMLREEERKKHKVRTRSEIELENTLLRRELEELQECQKKFRASPAPPHIHLPLYEIMSRRSSQRSNRSRSSSNNSNRDSKRKQASAAASPQPFHFLERERRKREAKIVAELGKLGPKEEQRAFKAKPMPSSVYGARHREDTKTTRRRPRFANIYTLEREATEGQSDPNSDLELDALHSKSDTSPASRGPQRCPSCKPVKKQIQLSIEMVKEREWSCTDKATTCNTSSPLQTGGPEPLLCNKSGCSSV